One window of Methanothermobacter tenebrarum genomic DNA carries:
- a CDS encoding glycosyltransferase family 4 protein yields MKILFIHQGPHKVHAAFGESITDKWFFYGNNRKSIIKTFLKSIIKNNEQFDVIFSEGGSGLPIAALKKLKNSRTKIILLNADKFFYLISKTNPIKRLLMKFLLSFVDRIIAISEMNKKLASKYFDNSKISVVHPFGVNVNFNINCPLDTTNILFIGDHRVFDKKFDNLVEAVKILNDKGWNFQLYLIGSCADVINENYDWLHKIGYTERPEKYFSECSIYVHPADFDPCPVSVFETMAAGMIPIVTKCTGQADILKENGLDFLIMDNNRPSTIASKIIEIYNKPLNWKKEISMKCKDISRCFSEEKQVEKFRKIFNEIIEDLCELPLHDGRGFLFQ; encoded by the coding sequence ATGAAGATACTTTTTATACATCAAGGACCACACAAAGTTCACGCAGCATTTGGAGAAAGCATAACAGATAAATGGTTTTTTTATGGAAACAACCGTAAATCTATAATAAAAACTTTTTTAAAATCGATCATTAAAAATAATGAACAGTTTGATGTTATTTTTTCTGAAGGAGGGTCTGGCCTTCCAATAGCAGCCCTCAAAAAACTTAAAAATTCACGTACAAAGATAATACTCCTCAATGCAGACAAATTCTTCTATTTAATTTCAAAGACCAACCCCATTAAAAGGCTTTTGATGAAATTTCTACTCTCGTTTGTTGATAGGATAATAGCAATCTCGGAAATGAATAAAAAGCTCGCATCAAAGTATTTCGATAATTCAAAAATAAGCGTTGTACATCCTTTCGGAGTAAATGTTAATTTCAATATAAACTGCCCTCTTGACACTACAAACATACTTTTTATCGGAGACCATAGGGTTTTTGATAAAAAATTTGATAATCTAGTAGAAGCCGTAAAGATATTAAACGATAAAGGCTGGAACTTCCAACTTTATCTAATTGGATCATGTGCGGATGTTATAAATGAAAATTATGACTGGCTCCATAAGATAGGTTATACAGAACGTCCTGAAAAATATTTCAGTGAATGCTCAATATATGTTCATCCAGCAGATTTTGACCCCTGTCCAGTTTCAGTTTTTGAAACAATGGCCGCTGGAATGATACCCATAGTGACAAAATGCACAGGCCAAGCAGACATTTTAAAAGAAAATGGTCTCGATTTTTTAATAATGGATAACAACAGACCATCAACAATAGCCAGTAAGATAATCGAAATCTATAATAAACCCCTTAACTGGAAAAAAGAAATCTCCATGAAATGTAAAGATATAAGTCGCTGTTTTTCAGAGGAAAAACAAGTTGAAAAATTTAGAAAAATTTTTAATGAAATCATAGAGGATCTCTGTGAACTACCCCTCCATGATGGGAGGGGCTTCCTGTTTCAATGA
- the purC gene encoding phosphoribosylaminoimidazolesuccinocarboxamide synthase, translating to MKLGKLLYTGKAKDIYETDHPDEVMIRFRDDITAGDGEKRDRIPMKGYYNSIISAKFFEVLEAAGIKTHYISLIKPGYILARKLEMIPIEVITRNIATGSLTRRYPFKEGQEFKEPIIQIDYKSDEYGDPMLNDDIAIALGLTTMEELDKIRKITLKVNKTLKGFLQEKGLLLPDFKLEFGRYNSRLLVGDEISPDTCRLWEMKTRKTLDKDLFRRGEGDIIEAYRRVASLILNEEDKKRWKLKDDLL from the coding sequence ATGAAACTGGGAAAACTACTCTACACCGGCAAGGCAAAGGACATATACGAGACAGACCACCCAGATGAGGTTATGATCCGATTCCGGGATGATATAACCGCAGGTGATGGTGAAAAACGTGACAGGATCCCTATGAAAGGATACTACAACTCCATAATATCCGCCAAGTTCTTCGAGGTTCTTGAAGCCGCTGGTATAAAAACCCATTATATAAGCTTGATAAAGCCAGGATACATCCTCGCCAGGAAACTTGAAATGATACCCATAGAAGTCATAACAAGGAACATAGCAACCGGAAGCCTCACCAGAAGGTATCCATTCAAGGAAGGCCAAGAATTCAAAGAGCCTATAATACAAATAGATTATAAAAGTGATGAATATGGAGATCCAATGCTCAATGATGATATAGCCATCGCCCTTGGCCTCACAACAATGGAAGAACTAGACAAGATAAGGAAGATAACACTAAAGGTTAACAAGACCTTAAAGGGGTTCCTCCAGGAAAAAGGTCTGCTACTCCCAGACTTTAAACTAGAATTTGGACGATACAATAGCAGATTACTAGTAGGTGACGAGATAAGCCCAGACACCTGCCGATTATGGGAGATGAAAACCAGGAAAACACTAGACAAGGATCTTTTCAGGAGAGGTGAAGGCGACATAATAGAAGCCTATAGGAGAGTCGCATCCCTTATCCTCAACGAGGAGGATAAAAAAAGATGGAAACTAAAGGATGATCTGTTATGA
- the recJ gene encoding single-stranded-DNA-specific exonuclease RecJ, whose protein sequence is MKTPPQLDKGLLKAKRLIKSSEDIKVYSHRDCDGITAGAIISTLLERLGKEHEIEFINLNQVEDIKIENELTIFTDMGSGQHIEEITTSNSTIIILDHHPPLPRKNLKGELLELNPIKHGIDGSTQISGGGMAYLLSKKFNHHDLSWMGVLSAIGDLQNTLTGKLTGLNAQILEDSRRLGQIDIIEDLSIYGRQTRPIFVALSYFSDVNLPITNNRTESILLLKKLGIPYKEGERYRCLCDLTIEEKRKLFSELVKMLSREVPPRYVKYIPQLVFAEAYDLKEEKKYTPLRDLAEFSTAINACTRNNHIELALRILKGERGVALDELESVSRAYRRYLAEKIELIETEELLQQKKNLQYFKTTEIKDNVIGTIAGMILGYGDWRKPIIGLGVKEHGTKVSLRCSRLLALDGIHFGSIIGKIAEKVGGSGGGHAMACGAYIPHGTEEKFLELFDNALKDKIR, encoded by the coding sequence ATGAAAACACCCCCACAACTCGATAAAGGCCTATTAAAGGCCAAGAGACTGATAAAATCCTCAGAGGATATCAAAGTTTACAGTCACCGCGACTGTGATGGCATAACAGCAGGGGCTATCATCTCAACCCTCCTTGAAAGACTAGGAAAAGAACACGAAATAGAATTCATAAACCTCAACCAAGTCGAGGACATCAAAATAGAAAATGAACTTACCATCTTCACCGACATGGGCTCAGGCCAACACATAGAAGAGATCACAACATCCAACTCCACTATAATAATCCTAGACCACCACCCACCACTACCAAGAAAAAACCTGAAAGGAGAACTATTAGAATTAAATCCAATAAAACATGGGATAGACGGTTCAACCCAAATCTCAGGCGGTGGCATGGCATACCTACTCTCAAAAAAATTCAACCACCACGACCTGAGCTGGATGGGCGTATTATCAGCCATAGGAGACCTCCAAAACACATTAACAGGCAAATTAACAGGCCTAAACGCTCAAATACTAGAAGATAGCAGGAGACTGGGGCAAATAGATATCATAGAAGACCTGTCAATCTATGGCAGGCAAACAAGACCCATATTCGTGGCCTTATCATACTTCAGTGACGTTAACCTGCCAATCACCAATAACAGGACAGAATCTATACTACTATTGAAAAAACTAGGGATACCATACAAGGAAGGGGAAAGATACCGTTGCCTATGCGACCTAACCATTGAAGAAAAAAGAAAACTATTCTCAGAACTTGTTAAAATGCTATCAAGGGAAGTGCCCCCAAGATACGTTAAATATATTCCACAATTAGTATTCGCAGAAGCCTACGACCTCAAAGAGGAGAAGAAGTACACTCCTCTCCGGGACTTGGCAGAGTTTTCCACAGCCATAAACGCTTGCACCCGGAACAACCACATCGAACTAGCACTCAGAATACTAAAAGGAGAAAGAGGCGTGGCACTAGATGAACTGGAAAGCGTCTCAAGGGCGTATAGAAGATACCTAGCAGAAAAAATAGAGCTAATAGAAACAGAAGAACTCTTACAACAAAAAAAGAACCTACAATACTTCAAAACCACCGAGATAAAGGATAACGTGATAGGCACCATAGCAGGGATGATACTAGGCTATGGTGACTGGAGAAAACCCATAATAGGCCTCGGAGTCAAAGAACATGGTACAAAGGTCTCCCTGCGCTGTTCAAGGCTCCTAGCATTAGATGGGATACACTTCGGATCCATAATAGGCAAAATAGCGGAGAAAGTCGGTGGCAGCGGCGGCGGACATGCAATGGCATGCGGAGCCTACATACCCCACGGAACCGAAGAAAAATTCCTAGAATTATTCGATAATGCGCTCAAAGACAAGATAAGGTGA
- the cobA gene encoding uroporphyrinogen-III C-methyltransferase: MVVYLVGAGPGDPELITLKALKIIKEADVIIYDRLINNKILEYAPEDAKLIYVGKKPGEHTKAQDEINRIIVEEAKKNNIVVRLKGGDPFIFGRGGEELLALKSHGIKTKIIPGITSAIGVPTAAGLPITHRGLATSFTIVTGHEDPTKAKEQVHWDYKADTLIILMGVGNLKENTKELMKYRPADTPVCAIENGTTENERITFATLEDIHTKDIKPPAIIIIGHIVNLYKKIIEEDP, encoded by the coding sequence ATGGTAGTATATCTTGTCGGCGCAGGACCCGGAGACCCAGAACTCATCACACTAAAAGCACTAAAGATCATAAAAGAGGCTGACGTCATAATATATGATCGCCTAATCAACAATAAAATCCTAGAATATGCTCCAGAGGATGCTAAGCTCATATACGTGGGTAAAAAACCCGGTGAACACACCAAGGCCCAGGATGAGATAAATAGGATAATAGTCGAGGAAGCCAAGAAAAACAATATAGTGGTCAGATTAAAAGGGGGCGACCCATTCATATTCGGCCGTGGAGGAGAAGAACTCCTAGCGCTGAAATCCCACGGAATAAAAACAAAGATAATACCAGGTATAACATCAGCCATAGGAGTGCCCACAGCAGCCGGCCTACCCATCACCCACAGGGGCCTGGCAACATCATTCACTATTGTAACAGGCCATGAAGATCCTACAAAGGCTAAAGAACAAGTACACTGGGACTACAAGGCAGACACACTCATCATACTAATGGGTGTGGGCAACCTCAAAGAGAACACAAAAGAATTGATGAAATATCGTCCAGCTGACACACCAGTCTGCGCAATAGAAAATGGGACAACCGAAAATGAGAGGATAACCTTCGCAACACTAGAAGACATACACACCAAGGATATAAAACCGCCCGCGATAATCATCATAGGACACATAGTAAACCTATACAAGAAAATAATAGAAGAGGACCCATAA
- a CDS encoding MarR family transcriptional regulator, with translation MRAFKKKGELTRFQILAEIAENQPHIRQRDIAEKLGITVQAVSENIKTLTDQGYLEAGDGRSYYKLTKKGMEKLKKEAITLRKYADTVLETMSTYKSTWPAIAKENLQKGEEVELFMEKGILYAKKRTDGQAHGKVLHDAKKGEDVALTELRGLINLKSGKVTILVLPRINEGGSRTANLQKIEKIYKKEGHDKVGIMGTVARAVANKLNLKVDFEFATPEATLAAAKRGLNVLVLAVGRMSKTIARKLEEENIEYKIENVIKKEGKRT, from the coding sequence ATGCGAGCATTCAAAAAGAAGGGAGAACTGACAAGATTCCAGATACTAGCCGAGATAGCGGAAAACCAACCACATATAAGGCAAAGAGACATTGCAGAAAAACTAGGCATAACAGTACAGGCAGTCTCAGAAAACATAAAAACACTAACAGACCAAGGCTACCTAGAAGCAGGAGACGGAAGATCATACTATAAACTGACAAAAAAGGGAATGGAAAAACTAAAAAAAGAAGCCATAACACTCAGAAAATACGCCGACACCGTACTCGAGACAATGAGCACCTACAAGTCAACATGGCCAGCAATAGCAAAAGAAAACCTACAAAAAGGCGAAGAAGTCGAACTATTCATGGAAAAAGGAATACTATACGCGAAAAAGAGAACAGACGGCCAAGCCCACGGGAAAGTCCTCCACGACGCCAAAAAGGGTGAAGATGTGGCCCTCACAGAACTCAGGGGACTGATAAACCTCAAAAGTGGCAAAGTAACAATACTAGTACTCCCAAGGATAAACGAAGGCGGATCCAGAACCGCCAACCTCCAAAAAATAGAAAAAATATACAAAAAAGAGGGCCACGACAAAGTCGGTATAATGGGGACAGTGGCAAGGGCCGTGGCCAACAAATTAAACTTGAAAGTCGATTTCGAATTCGCAACACCCGAAGCAACCCTAGCCGCGGCAAAAAGAGGCCTAAATGTCCTAGTATTGGCTGTGGGTAGGATGAGCAAAACCATAGCAAGAAAACTTGAAGAAGAGAACATAGAATACAAGATAGAAAATGTTATTAAGAAAGAAGGGAAACGAACCTGA
- the purS gene encoding phosphoribosylformylglycinamidine synthase subunit PurS, producing the protein MKFNVEVRIKLKKGMLNPEAATIQRALALLGYEVENTNTIDIITFTMEEDNKKKVEEEVEDMCQRLLCNPVIHDYQINIKPED; encoded by the coding sequence ATGAAATTCAATGTTGAAGTCAGGATAAAATTGAAAAAGGGCATGCTAAACCCTGAAGCAGCCACAATACAAAGAGCCCTGGCACTGCTAGGATACGAGGTTGAAAATACCAACACAATAGATATCATAACCTTCACAATGGAAGAGGATAACAAAAAGAAGGTTGAAGAGGAAGTTGAAGACATGTGTCAACGCCTCCTCTGCAATCCAGTAATACACGACTATCAAATTAATATAAAACCTGAGGATTAA
- a CDS encoding class I SAM-dependent methyltransferase, with the protein MKLKECAGKNTHKKVLDLMKTKKRGRVLDIAAGYGNISLQLKRMGFDVTAADINPNLFKPKNIECIKVDANKKLPFGPESFDYVVSVETVEHLKNPWFFIDEIHRILKEKGTCIITSPNVETLQNRLFYLLKGKFNWFHTEEALEDHKTPIFSWIFRYMVKEKFLIKKETFNAGEVIGFLPRIGIEIRLPIKGGNLFGEIRIIEMVKK; encoded by the coding sequence ATGAAACTTAAAGAATGCGCTGGGAAAAATACTCACAAAAAGGTATTAGATTTAATGAAAACCAAAAAAAGAGGTAGAGTCTTAGATATAGCTGCAGGTTACGGGAATATTAGCTTACAGTTAAAAAGAATGGGTTTTGACGTAACAGCTGCTGATATAAACCCAAATTTATTCAAACCCAAAAACATTGAATGCATTAAGGTCGATGCAAATAAAAAACTACCCTTTGGTCCAGAAAGTTTTGATTACGTGGTTTCTGTTGAAACAGTAGAACACCTTAAAAACCCATGGTTCTTTATAGACGAAATACACAGAATATTAAAAGAAAAGGGAACATGTATAATAACATCCCCCAACGTTGAAACACTTCAGAATAGACTTTTTTATCTTTTAAAAGGAAAATTTAACTGGTTTCATACAGAAGAAGCATTGGAAGACCATAAAACTCCCATTTTTAGCTGGATATTTAGGTATATGGTTAAAGAAAAGTTTTTAATTAAAAAAGAGACATTCAACGCAGGGGAAGTTATAGGTTTTCTCCCCCGAATCGGTATCGAAATACGATTACCCATCAAAGGAGGTAACCTGTTCGGTGAGATAAGGATAATTGAAATGGTGAAAAAATGA
- a CDS encoding tRNA (5-methylaminomethyl-2-thiouridine)(34)-methyltransferase MnmD, with amino-acid sequence MYKPLTIPDNIKKMIKEYLHMEVTKGLNLRDAASKKLKRYLEKTADGSYTLPSDERMGNRETMHTLHGAITESYEKFVKPSKLEGKDNLKVLDICSGLGYNTTALIGHLECAMSVDMIEASPETIAATLLIPSPIKEHEIVKRVYEEWLIKEGLVRFQLIKAEIPDSLSFRVFCEDARKVLPSLTPKYYDAIFLDAFSPSIAPELYTLEFMKELYRIIKDDGVLTTYTSAAPVRAAMIKVGFHVGESPPFGRKRGGTIVSPSKGKVGSLSMEDERMIALSDAGIPYRDHGLDDSPEKIIERRKNERMVLRNVKKISSTVRTPIYLGRRVEMDRMGRRILKNLERVGIPDTLSNKALYIICPQFEECICGCGLSRLSSSRDRILEMEKRLNTIIKGDSNV; translated from the coding sequence ATGTACAAACCATTAACAATCCCAGATAATATTAAAAAAATGATAAAGGAATACCTACACATGGAGGTTACTAAAGGTTTGAATTTAAGGGACGCTGCTTCAAAGAAACTTAAAAGATACCTGGAAAAGACCGCGGATGGTTCATATACCCTCCCATCAGATGAACGGATGGGTAACAGGGAAACCATGCACACCCTCCATGGTGCGATAACAGAATCCTATGAAAAATTTGTCAAACCCTCTAAATTAGAGGGCAAAGATAACCTGAAAGTCTTGGATATATGCTCTGGTCTCGGATACAATACAACAGCCCTAATAGGACATTTAGAATGTGCTATGAGTGTGGATATGATCGAAGCATCACCTGAGACAATCGCCGCGACATTGCTTATCCCAAGCCCTATAAAAGAACATGAGATCGTCAAGAGAGTGTATGAAGAGTGGCTTATCAAAGAGGGACTGGTGCGCTTTCAACTCATAAAAGCAGAAATCCCTGACAGCCTATCATTTAGAGTTTTTTGCGAAGATGCTAGGAAAGTTTTACCTTCACTCACCCCAAAATATTATGATGCAATATTCCTTGATGCATTCAGCCCATCCATAGCCCCAGAACTCTATACCCTGGAATTCATGAAGGAACTTTACAGGATAATAAAAGATGATGGTGTGCTCACCACCTACACTTCAGCAGCTCCTGTGAGAGCTGCCATGATAAAGGTGGGCTTCCATGTGGGTGAAAGCCCACCCTTCGGGAGGAAGAGGGGTGGTACAATCGTATCACCAAGCAAAGGCAAGGTGGGTTCACTTTCAATGGAAGATGAAAGGATGATAGCCCTGAGTGATGCTGGGATACCCTACAGGGATCATGGACTAGATGATAGCCCCGAGAAGATAATTGAGAGGAGAAAAAATGAGAGGATGGTCTTACGGAACGTTAAGAAGATCTCATCAACTGTCAGAACCCCCATTTATCTTGGAAGGCGTGTTGAAATGGATAGGATGGGACGTAGAATCCTGAAAAACCTTGAAAGGGTGGGCATACCTGACACGTTATCCAATAAGGCCCTCTATATTATATGCCCACAATTTGAGGAGTGTATATGTGGTTGTGGATTGTCTCGCTTATCTTCTTCGAGGGATAGGATACTTGAGATGGAAAAGAGGCTCAACACAATAATCAAAGGTGATTCTAATGTTTGA
- the purQ gene encoding phosphoribosylformylglycinamidine synthase subunit PurQ, whose amino-acid sequence MRVGVIRFPGSNCDRDVYHALKLVGATPEYIWWDREDLSHLDAVVIPGGFSYGDYLRAGAIAAITPVMDGVKKLVKEEKPVLGICNGAQILAEVGLVPGVFTVNQYPKFNCKWTKLKVKTTRTPFTSLYSRDEIIRMPIAHAEGRYYTDNLQELWDNEQVVLQFHSENPNGSIDGITGVCDKSGLVCAVMPHPERASEAILGSDDGIRFFKGIIEYISRC is encoded by the coding sequence ATGAGGGTTGGAGTTATAAGATTCCCAGGCTCAAACTGTGACAGGGACGTCTACCACGCCCTTAAACTGGTAGGGGCCACGCCAGAATACATATGGTGGGATCGGGAGGATCTAAGCCATTTGGATGCGGTTGTAATCCCCGGCGGGTTCTCATATGGGGATTACCTCAGGGCAGGGGCGATAGCGGCCATAACACCAGTAATGGATGGTGTGAAGAAACTTGTGAAAGAAGAAAAACCCGTCCTAGGAATATGTAATGGGGCTCAGATACTCGCTGAAGTCGGCCTAGTACCCGGAGTCTTCACAGTCAACCAATACCCAAAATTTAATTGCAAATGGACAAAACTAAAGGTCAAAACTACTAGGACACCCTTCACTTCACTCTATAGTAGGGATGAGATTATTAGGATGCCGATCGCCCATGCAGAGGGAAGATACTACACCGACAACCTCCAAGAACTCTGGGACAATGAACAGGTGGTTTTACAATTTCATTCAGAAAATCCTAACGGGTCCATAGATGGGATAACAGGAGTCTGTGACAAGTCAGGGCTAGTATGTGCTGTGATGCCCCACCCAGAAAGGGCCTCAGAGGCCATACTAGGATCAGATGATGGTATAAGATTCTTCAAGGGTATAATAGAATACATTAGTAGGTGTTAG
- a CDS encoding uroporphyrinogen-III synthase → MDLKGKVIAITRPEERCEEAIKLIKKAGGKPFIAPTLQIQTPKTKTLTILCENLQKFDWIIFTSPAAIKSIKKHCKKIKLKPDCKIAVIGPKTREALKELGLDADVIPSNYTAEGLVEALSAYDMQDKNVAIPRTLAARNVLPENLQKMGAKVYIAEAYKSTMPKNDRIQKLIEKILKEEIDAITFTSPLTVENLIKAANEKKDDIIRRLSDGGITVAAIGPITAKKLKEYGIKAITPKNYTIKGMLTKLFHELSED, encoded by the coding sequence ATGGACCTAAAAGGCAAAGTAATAGCCATCACAAGACCAGAGGAAAGATGCGAAGAAGCCATAAAACTCATAAAAAAGGCGGGTGGAAAACCATTCATCGCACCCACCCTCCAAATCCAAACCCCCAAGACAAAAACCCTCACAATATTATGCGAAAACCTCCAAAAATTCGATTGGATAATATTCACATCACCAGCAGCCATAAAATCCATAAAAAAACACTGCAAAAAAATAAAACTAAAACCAGACTGTAAAATTGCAGTTATAGGCCCCAAAACCCGCGAAGCACTCAAAGAACTAGGACTAGATGCAGATGTAATCCCATCCAATTACACCGCAGAGGGGCTAGTCGAGGCACTATCAGCCTATGACATGCAAGACAAAAACGTTGCAATACCACGGACACTCGCAGCCAGGAACGTGCTACCAGAAAATCTACAGAAAATGGGTGCCAAAGTCTATATAGCGGAAGCATACAAATCCACAATGCCAAAAAATGACAGAATACAAAAACTCATAGAAAAAATACTAAAAGAGGAGATAGACGCGATAACATTCACAAGCCCCCTGACCGTGGAAAACCTAATCAAAGCAGCCAATGAAAAAAAAGATGATATAATAAGAAGATTATCCGATGGGGGGATAACAGTAGCTGCCATCGGCCCCATAACCGCCAAAAAACTCAAAGAATATGGTATAAAGGCGATAACCCCAAAAAATTACACGATAAAGGGCATGCTCACAAAACTATTCCACGAACTCTCAGAGGACTGA
- a CDS encoding signal recognition particle subunit SRP19/SEC65 family protein — METIIWPAYLDSKKTKKEGRKIPRKHAVESPTLNEIKKAAERLKFKARVEADKAYPPSWWERSGRVIIEHNNLKKRELLLKISKMIKASRKG; from the coding sequence ATGGAAACAATCATATGGCCAGCCTACCTCGATTCTAAAAAAACAAAAAAAGAAGGAAGAAAAATCCCAAGAAAACATGCAGTCGAATCCCCAACCCTAAACGAGATCAAAAAGGCAGCTGAAAGGTTAAAATTCAAGGCAAGGGTAGAAGCGGATAAAGCATATCCACCATCATGGTGGGAGCGCAGCGGAAGAGTCATAATAGAACACAACAACCTAAAAAAAAGAGAACTACTCCTCAAGATCAGTAAAATGATAAAAGCCTCCCGAAAGGGATGA
- a CDS encoding glycosyltransferase has product MNILIIPHSIWTGMRGRFDCFIDRLKSKNHLHVISWHMPYPISLNNIRNNFWKSRKEFKEEIETNVTVHHVSRPFVFPPFNRRSVNEQIIEIIDEYDIDIIFSESFLWDFVPPFNKVPVIYDMVDDHLEFFKNAPLTKRIMSSLSRVKDSVMSQIKNSNHTIFVSSVLKDKYGEICQESSIIPNGVHLESFKRADPEKYIDSFGLDDYDWVVGYIGYFGEWSNLYKSAVNIQEFLEKNNGLLIIVGIGPEAEKLKKDFGDNERFLFTGMIDPREIPPLAKTFDIGLLPFKKCPYTDAASPIKYFEYAAAGSRVVSSPLEEIKRIKFKNTVFFDKIEDINMAMEIASDLDFNHSELENSLKKYDWDVLSLNLNKILKSMVFD; this is encoded by the coding sequence ATGAACATTTTAATAATACCTCATTCTATCTGGACGGGGATGAGAGGCAGGTTTGATTGCTTCATAGACAGATTAAAAAGTAAAAACCATCTACATGTCATATCATGGCATATGCCCTATCCCATTTCTCTCAATAATATCAGAAATAATTTCTGGAAATCCCGTAAGGAATTCAAAGAAGAAATTGAAACCAATGTAACTGTTCATCATGTATCAAGACCATTTGTCTTTCCCCCATTCAACAGAAGATCCGTAAATGAACAAATAATAGAGATAATAGATGAATATGATATTGATATAATCTTTTCGGAATCCTTTTTATGGGATTTTGTACCCCCATTCAATAAGGTTCCAGTAATATATGACATGGTGGACGATCATCTGGAGTTTTTTAAGAATGCTCCTTTAACTAAAAGGATTATGAGTTCCCTTAGCAGGGTGAAAGATTCCGTAATGAGTCAGATTAAAAATTCAAACCACACAATATTTGTTTCATCAGTTCTTAAGGATAAATATGGAGAAATTTGTCAAGAATCTTCTATAATTCCAAACGGCGTCCATCTTGAAAGCTTCAAGCGCGCTGATCCCGAAAAATACATTGACAGCTTTGGCCTAGATGATTATGACTGGGTTGTCGGTTATATAGGATATTTTGGTGAATGGTCCAATCTCTATAAATCAGCAGTGAACATCCAAGAGTTTCTTGAGAAAAATAATGGTCTACTAATCATAGTAGGAATTGGACCAGAAGCTGAAAAATTAAAAAAAGACTTTGGGGATAATGAAAGGTTTCTATTTACAGGAATGATAGATCCCAGGGAAATACCCCCACTGGCAAAGACATTTGATATAGGTCTTTTACCCTTCAAAAAGTGTCCATATACTGATGCTGCAAGTCCCATAAAATATTTCGAATACGCAGCAGCAGGTAGTCGGGTTGTTTCATCCCCCCTAGAAGAGATTAAAAGAATAAAGTTTAAAAATACCGTATTTTTTGATAAAATTGAAGACATAAATATGGCGATGGAAATAGCCAGTGACCTTGATTTCAACCACTCTGAGCTTGAAAATTCTCTTAAAAAGTATGACTGGGATGTTTTATCTCTGAATCTTAATAAAATATTAAAGAGTATGGTGTTTGATTAA